One genomic region from Lates calcarifer isolate ASB-BC8 linkage group LG10, TLL_Latcal_v3, whole genome shotgun sequence encodes:
- the rxfp3.3b gene encoding relaxin-3 receptor 1 codes for MTRQSPVGRAPPRAPAEHKVSRARTGLSSEPVSSGCESSSGSFRTPGEGRRENARRGEHELRGLCAPGPAGSLFSPGAQEVMRPVGLGSGLLPERMAEQWNHNTTTSSWNRSAAGQNRFSSLDDIDVSADGSPTLRILISIVYSVVCAAGLVGNLLVFFLMKVRRGRKKRSSINLFILNLAVTDFQFVLTLPFWAVDTALDFSWPFGNEMCKIILSVTVMNMYASVFFLTAMSVTRYWSVASALKDRTRRRVCPVRWVIAGLWVSATVASLPTAIFSTVKNVAGERLCLLGFPDGQSWLALYHLQKILVAFVFPMLIVTVCYLLLLRFVRLRSMNNNQVKRRSRVTRSVTIVVLSFFICWMPNHAITFWGVLVKFNVVNWDKTYYMVHTYVHPVTVCLAHTNSCLNPVLYCLMRREFRKKMKDLFWRISSPTGTNTCHLRPFSGTVRAEPDDTQIVIPLNNVETENCRLSVLTDQCDTDALQR; via the coding sequence ATGACACGCCAGTCCCCTGTCGGGCGCGCGCCTCCTCGGGCACCAGCAGAACATAAAGTGAGCCGCGCGCGCACGGGGCTCAGCAGTGAACCGGTAAGCAGCGGCTGTGAGAGCAGCTCCGGTTCGTTCAGGACGCCCGGTGAGGGCAGAAGAGAAAACGCGCGGCGGGGTGAACATGAGCTGCGGGGACTGTGCGCACCTGGCCCCGCTGGAAGCCTCTTTTCTCCGGGAGCGCAGGAGGTGATGCGCCCTGTGGGACTCGGGTCGGGTCTGTTACCGGAGAGGATGGCGGAGCAGTGGAACCACAACACCACCACGTCCTCCTGGAATCGGTCCGCAGCGGGACAGAACCGGTTCAGCAGCCTGGATGACATCGACGTGTCGGCGGACGGCTCCCCGACCCTGCGCATCCTCATCTCCATCGTGTACTCGGTGGTGTGCGCCGCCGGGCTGGTCGGGAACCTGCTGGTGTTCTTCCTGATGAAAGTGCGCCGGGGCAGGAAGAAACGCTCCAGCATCAACCTGTTCATCCTCAACCTGGCCGTGACGGACTTCCAGTTCGTGCTGACCCTGCCGTTCTGGGCTGTGGACACGGCCCTGGACTTCAGCTGGCCGTTTGGAAACGAAATGTGCAAGATCATCCTCTCGGTGACGGTGATGAACATGTACGCCAGCGTGTTCTTCCTCACCGCCATGAGCGTCACCCGGTACTGGTCGGTGGCCTCTGCGCTGAAGGACCGGACCCGGCGGCGGGTGTGCCCAGTGCGCTGGGTGATCGCCGGGCTCTGGGTCTCAGCCACGGTGGCCTCTCTGCCCACTGCGATCTTCTCCACAGTGAAGAATGTGGCCGGGGAGAGGCTGTGCCTGCTGGGCTTCCCGGACGGACAGTCGTGGCTGGCGCTGTACCACCTCCAGAAGATCCTGGTGGCCTTCGTGTTCCCCATGCTGATCGTCACCGTGtgctacctgctgctgctgcgcttCGTCCGCCTGCGCAGCATGAACAACAACCAGGTGAAGCGCAGGTCCCGGGTGACCCGCTCGGTCACCATCGTTGtcctctccttcttcatctGCTGGATGCCCAATCACGCCATCACCTTCTGGGGCGTCCTGGTCAAATTCAACGTGGTCAACTGGGATAAAACCTACTACATGGTGCACACGTACGTCCACCCGGTGACCGTGTGCCTGGCGCACACCAACAGCTGCCTGAACCCGGTGCTGTACTGCCTGATGCGCCGGGAGTtcaggaagaagatgaaggatCTGTTCTGGAGGATCTCCTCGCCCACCGGGACGAACACCTGCCACCTGCGGCCGTTCTCCGGGACGGTGAGAGCGGAGCCGGACGACACGCAGATCGTCATCCCGCTCAACAACGTGGAGACGGAGAACTGCAGACTCTCTGTTTTGACAGATCAGTGCGACACGGACGCGCTGCAGCGATGA